CATAATCAGAGTCAACGGTATTGAGATCATAACCGTGGATTTTGACAACTGCTGTTAGTAAGGATGGCATCCTCTGAAGCGATGGAGTCCTGCCATCACTGACTTCAAGCCATAGTGAAACAAGATTCGGGGCACGGATAGGCAAGCGCCATTCATAAGAAAAATAACCACGCTTGATGGTTAGACACTTGAGGGATTGTGACGAGATGAGTTTAGGACGCACTAGGGCACAGTAAACAATCTCAAGGTCTTCCAAAAATGGGCAGCAGGAGAAGTCAAGGAATCTGGGCACCATTTCGTTGAAATTTTCAAGCTCTAGCTTCTTCAGGTATTGGGAGATAAAGAAGGGATGGTCATCTTGAGGAAGAATGTCCTGATAATTATCGCCCACAAAGATGAACTGGAGCACCCGGACTTTGCACTGGAGAGCTATACGGATCCAAAGCACGATTCGGCTCATGTCGAAATCTTTATTCTCGTCGAGATGGAAACGGAAATCGCAGGTGTCGAGCGGCGTGCCTCCGCGGATGCGCAGGCGCAGCAGATGGTCCACGAACTCCTTAATCTCCTCCACGGACCCTGGTTCCTTCAATCCGCCGCACACGAAGCGCAGGACGGTGGTGGACTCCCACATGTGGCGCCAGCGCTTGGCGAGCAGACATGTCCGCACGACGTCCTGCGCTGGCAGGAAGGAGAGAATGTGCTGCAGCACGCCGTCCGGGAGGTTGCTGATATGGTCGCGGCCTTCGACCAGATCTGCGGCGGCGGCAGACGCATTTTTGGGCGCTTTCTGCGGAAGCATCCTGCTGGTCGTCCGGTCGAGGATGCCATTGTAAGTGTGGGACAAAAGAAACAGTCAAAGAAACAATAAGAGGTTAGCTACATTGAAACAGCTAGCAGATCGATCCACGGAGGAAAACGAGGAGATGGATATGCATCTGCATCAATCAACTGAGAcagagaggcggcggcggcggtggccgcgcAAGACGATTCG
This sequence is a window from Miscanthus floridulus cultivar M001 chromosome 10, ASM1932011v1, whole genome shotgun sequence. Protein-coding genes within it:
- the LOC136490213 gene encoding F-box/LRR-repeat protein At5g02910-like isoform X1 → MLPQKAPKNASAAAADLVEGRDHISNLPDGVLQHILSFLPAQDVVRTCLLAKRWRHMWESTTVLRFVCGGLKEPGSVEEIKEFVDHLLRLRIRGGTPLDTCDFRFHLDENKDFDMSRIVLWIRIALQCKVRVLQFIFVGDNYQDILPQDDHPFFISQYLKKLELENFNEMVPRFLDFSCCPFLEDLEIVYCALVRPKLISSQSLKCLTIKRGYFSYEWRLPIRAPNLVSLWLEVSDGRTPSLQRMPSLLTAVVKIHGYDLNTVDSDYDNNQSILLQGLSAVQNLVLISPDIEMFIFRRDLKFCSSFNKLKSLLLDEYWCEPADFSALACLKLSPVLEKLTLQLYSKGPKHKVEIKLGCKPLEMSAAISQHFKMLEIKCEVYDDRVHNVLMFLSKQLNIYHEQVDFVPVGELEYDEVIKEYDEELFA
- the LOC136490213 gene encoding F-box/LRR-repeat protein At5g02910-like isoform X3, giving the protein MLPQKAPKNASAAAADLVEGRDHISNLPDGVLQHILSFLPAQDVVRTCLLAKRWRHMWESTTVLRFVCGGLKEPGSVEEIKEFVDHLLRLRIRGGTPLDTCDFRFHLDENKDFDMSRIVLWIRIALQCKVRVLQFIFVGDNYQDILPQDDHPFFISQYLKKLELENFNEMVPRFLDFSCCPFLEDLEIVYCALVRPKLISSQSLKCLTIKRGYFSYEWRLPIRAPNLVSLWLEVSDGRTPSLQRMPSLLTAVVKIHGYDLNTVDSDYDNNQSILLQGLSAVQNLVLISPDIEMFIFRRDLKFCSSFNKLKSLLLDEYWCEPADFSALACLKLSPVLEKLTLQLYSKGPKHKVEIKLGCKPLEMSAAISQHFKMLEIKCEVYDDRVHNVLMFLSKQLNIFQRTEGYA
- the LOC136490213 gene encoding F-box/LRR-repeat protein At5g02910-like isoform X4; this encodes MLPQKAPKNASAAAADLVEGRDHISNLPDGVLQHILSFLPAQDVVRTCLLAKRWRHMWESTTVLRFVCGGLKEPGSVEEIKEFVDHLLRLRIRGGTPLDTCDFRFHLDENKDFDMSRIVLWIRIALQCKVRVLQFIFVGDNYQDILPQDDHPFFISQYLKKLELENFNEMVPRFLDFSCCPFLEDLEIVYCALVRPKLISSQSLKCLTIKRGYFSYEWRLPIRAPNLVSLWLEVSDGRTPSLQRMPSLLTAVVKIHGYDLNTVDSDYDNNQSILLQGLSAVQNLVLISPDIEMFIFRRDLKFCSSFNKLKSLLLDEYWCEPADFSALACLKLSPVLEKLTLQLYSKGPKHKVEIKLGCKPLEMSAAISQHFKMLEIKCEVYDDRVHNVLMFLSKQLNI
- the LOC136490213 gene encoding F-box/LRR-repeat protein At5g02910-like isoform X2 — encoded protein: MLPQKAPKNASAAAADLVEGRDHISNLPDGVLQHILSFLPAQDVVRTCLLAKRWRHMWESTTVLRFVCGGLKEPGSVEEIKEFVDHLLRLRIRGGTPLDTCDFRFHLDENKDFDMSRIVLWIRIALQCKVRVLQFIFVGDNYQDILPQDDHPFFISQYLKKLELENFNEMVPRFLDFSCCPFLEDLEIVYCALVRPKLISSQSLKCLTIKRGYFSYEWRLPIRAPNLVSLWLEVSDGRTPSLQRMPSLLTAVVKIHGYDLNTVDSDYDNNQSILLQGLSAVQNLVLISPDIEMFIFRRDLKFCSSFNKLKSLLLDEYWCEPADFSALACLKLSPVLEKLTLQLYSKGPKHKVEIKLGCKPLEMSAAISQHFKMLEIKCEVYDDRVHNVLMFLSKQLNIWFQFSGQKAMHEDGPTIT